A stretch of Tripterygium wilfordii isolate XIE 37 chromosome 11, ASM1340144v1, whole genome shotgun sequence DNA encodes these proteins:
- the LOC120008720 gene encoding uncharacterized protein LOC120008720 — protein MLFTNIDKKSSACNGTRLIVTQLRKHIIEAKIISEINVGHKIFISRMVSSVREMVVSDGLRCVRSGGRVSPPTTFLGKKKMGWAVWSMDLEGGEVGGTILTTNNLPAVINSGERGWG, from the exons ATGCTGTTTACAAATATTGATAAGAAATCTAGTGCATGCAATGGAACCAGATTGATAGTAACACAATTGAGAAAACACATTATAGAAGCTAAGATTATTTCAGAAATCAATGTGGGTCACAAGATATTTATATCTCGAATG gtaaGTTCGGTGCGGgagatggtggtcagtgacgggttgc ggtgtgtgAGATCGGGGGGTCGAGTCTCACCACCAACAACCTTCCTGGGGAAAAAGAAGATGGGTTGGGCTGTCTGGTCCATGGATTTGGAG ggtggtgAGGTCGGGGGTACGATTCTCACCACCAACAACCTACCTGCTGTGATAAACTCAggggagaggggttgggggtag